One uncultured Alphaproteobacteria bacterium genomic region harbors:
- a CDS encoding conserved hypothetical protein (Evidence 4 : Homologs of previously reported genes of unknown function): MSFPDAHAFAFSLAATLMVAIVIFRAGDGTLSVVPATEYDGDDAEIVGEIDPFAS; this comes from the coding sequence ATGTCCTTCCCCGACGCACATGCCTTCGCCTTCAGCCTCGCCGCTACCCTGATGGTCGCCATCGTGATCTTCCGCGCCGGCGACGGCACGCTCTCAGTCGTCCCCGCCACCGAATACGATGGCGATGACGCCGAGATCGTCGGCGAAATCGACCCCTTCGCCTCATGA
- a CDS encoding conserved membrane hypothetical protein (Evidence 4 : Homologs of previously reported genes of unknown function) gives MIILGILVCMVAIGFLCWLLFTLAVFALPFFVGVNAGMWAMSSGAGWLGAILVGALAAGFTFGAGQLLLGTVRPLWAKLAIALIFVAPAVVAGYHATHGIAKHFMPSEGWQIAFSIIGAVAVGIAAFLRIVGMAGDDQSGRGLARA, from the coding sequence ATGATTATTCTCGGCATTCTCGTCTGCATGGTAGCAATCGGCTTCCTTTGCTGGTTGCTCTTCACGCTCGCCGTTTTCGCGCTTCCATTCTTTGTCGGTGTGAACGCAGGCATGTGGGCCATGAGTTCCGGCGCAGGCTGGCTTGGCGCCATTCTCGTCGGTGCGCTGGCCGCAGGTTTCACCTTCGGAGCTGGCCAGCTTTTGCTCGGAACCGTTCGCCCGCTCTGGGCGAAGCTGGCGATCGCGCTCATCTTCGTCGCTCCAGCCGTTGTTGCCGGCTATCACGCCACCCACGGCATCGCGAAACACTTCATGCCTTCCGAGGGCTGGCAAATCGCATTCTCCATCATCGGCGCGGTTGCCGTCGGCATCGCGGCATTTCTTCGCATCGTCGGAATGGCAGGCGACGACCAATCCGGCCGAGGCCTTGCTCGGGCTTGA
- a CDS encoding conserved hypothetical protein (Evidence 4 : Homologs of previously reported genes of unknown function) has product MATIGTFKKTGSNEFTGEIVTLSVKAKGVRIVPDTRATGENAPSHRVLVGRAEIGAAWSKRSNEGRDYLGLKLDDPSFNAPIYANLFDDEEGDTFSLIWSRPNSRRGD; this is encoded by the coding sequence ATGGCGACCATCGGCACCTTCAAGAAGACCGGCTCGAACGAGTTCACCGGCGAAATCGTCACCCTCAGCGTCAAGGCCAAGGGCGTGCGCATCGTCCCCGACACCCGCGCCACCGGCGAAAACGCCCCCAGCCACCGGGTTCTGGTCGGCCGCGCCGAAATCGGCGCCGCCTGGTCCAAGCGCTCCAACGAGGGTCGCGACTATCTGGGCCTCAAGCTCGACGATCCGAGCTTCAACGCCCCGATCTACGCCAACCTCTTCGACGACGAGGAAGGCGACACCTTCTCCCTCATCTGGTCCCGCCCGAACAGTCGGCGGGGCGACTGA
- a CDS encoding conserved hypothetical protein (Evidence 4 : Homologs of previously reported genes of unknown function): MQPFLDEPPISQTLTAYDREHMVLYLRLLDSSRDGADWREAVQILFGLDPAREPQRCRQVHDTHLARAKWMTEQGYRELVRTAQ, translated from the coding sequence ATGCAGCCGTTTCTCGACGAACCCCCGATCAGCCAAACGCTCACGGCCTATGACCGTGAGCATATGGTTCTCTATCTGCGCTTGCTCGATTCCTCGCGCGACGGCGCCGATTGGCGCGAAGCCGTCCAGATTCTCTTTGGCCTCGATCCGGCACGCGAACCGCAACGTTGCCGCCAGGTCCATGACACGCACCTCGCCCGGGCGAAGTGGATGACTGAGCAGGGCTATCGCGAGTTGGTTCGCACGGCGCAGTGA
- a CDS encoding conserved hypothetical protein (Evidence 4 : Homologs of previously reported genes of unknown function) translates to MTPDASGWRSLIRYTHVADMTASDVAWEWLRRNESYDRDFRALADGTGDPRALSEKIGQRWGLRFPGGPDAGSDRSAADLASPGRYKRRRPWRAARYSVRRR, encoded by the coding sequence ATGACACCAGATGCTTCCGGCTGGCGCTCATTGATACGCTATACGCATGTTGCGGACATGACTGCGTCCGACGTCGCGTGGGAATGGCTGCGCCGCAACGAATCCTACGACAGGGATTTTCGAGCGCTGGCCGACGGCACAGGAGATCCACGCGCGCTGAGCGAAAAGATCGGGCAGCGGTGGGGGTTGCGATTTCCCGGTGGACCCGATGCAGGCTCCGACCGAAGCGCGGCTGATCTGGCTTCCCCAGGACGATACAAGCGTCGTCGTCCTTGGCGCGCCGCCCGATATTCTGTCCGTAGACGCTGA
- a CDS encoding conserved hypothetical protein (Evidence 4 : Homologs of previously reported genes of unknown function), with the protein MRPELAVLPPRFLRTKEAAEFLSLSARTLEKHRTYGTGPAYRKLGGRVVYAIDDLQAWAERGAVTSTSDPRGSVLPAKRHTPQPPAHAGRYAR; encoded by the coding sequence ATGCGACCCGAACTCGCCGTTTTGCCGCCGCGCTTCCTGCGCACCAAGGAAGCGGCTGAATTCCTCAGCCTCTCCGCCCGCACCCTCGAAAAGCACCGCACCTACGGCACAGGCCCGGCTTACCGGAAGCTTGGTGGCCGCGTCGTTTATGCCATCGACGACCTTCAGGCCTGGGCGGAGCGCGGCGCCGTCACCTCCACGTCCGATCCGCGCGGCAGCGTGCTCCCGGCCAAGCGCCACACGCCTCAGCCGCCGGCCCATGCCGGCCGTTACGCACGCTGA
- a CDS encoding Replication protein A: MAYPFFSLSKSHRVAPIDFAAGNISIRVEAVPDHGMATIWDADILIWAASQIVEARDAGLRTSRLMAATPYEILMFVGRGTSLRDYQRLKAALDRLQSTTVSTSIRQPAEGRRHRFSWINEWQERTDRDGNPAGIELIVPDWFYRAVLDDALVLTIDRAYFDLTGGLDRWLYRLVRKHGGRQRNGWRFDFRHLHQKSGSLSPFKRFAFELRDIIRRQPLPGYTLFLETEIGGRVLLAFEPSPACGPAVDSLVLSGTRTIVPSGTRGSCYREPKPSLTHGNKNRNRALNLESNQESNFEERARDVQKLIRDTARSLSTAAKKSVGTAAATEHTAPQSAPELPLSPRSGGAQ, encoded by the coding sequence ATGGCCTATCCGTTTTTTTCCCTCTCGAAATCCCATCGCGTCGCCCCGATCGATTTCGCCGCAGGCAACATCTCGATCCGAGTCGAGGCCGTGCCAGACCACGGCATGGCGACCATCTGGGACGCCGACATCCTCATCTGGGCTGCCAGCCAGATCGTCGAGGCTCGTGACGCCGGCCTTCGCACCTCCCGGCTGATGGCGGCCACCCCCTACGAAATCCTCATGTTCGTCGGACGCGGCACCAGCTTGCGCGACTATCAGCGCCTGAAGGCAGCGCTCGATCGCCTGCAATCGACCACCGTCTCGACATCGATCCGGCAGCCTGCCGAAGGCCGGCGACATCGCTTCTCCTGGATCAACGAATGGCAGGAGCGGACGGATCGCGACGGAAACCCGGCCGGGATCGAACTGATCGTTCCAGACTGGTTCTATCGCGCGGTTCTCGATGACGCGCTCGTGCTGACCATCGACCGGGCTTACTTCGATCTCACCGGCGGACTCGACCGCTGGCTCTATCGCCTGGTCCGCAAACACGGCGGTCGCCAGCGTAACGGCTGGCGGTTCGACTTCCGCCACCTCCATCAGAAGTCTGGCAGCCTGTCGCCATTCAAGCGCTTCGCCTTCGAGCTGCGCGACATCATCCGCCGACAGCCTCTACCCGGCTACACGCTGTTCCTAGAAACGGAGATCGGAGGCCGTGTTCTGCTCGCCTTCGAGCCGTCCCCGGCCTGTGGACCGGCTGTGGATAGCCTCGTGCTATCGGGAACTCGGACTATCGTGCCATCGGGAACCCGAGGCTCGTGCTATCGGGAACCGAAACCGAGTCTAACTCACGGAAATAAAAACCGGAATCGCGCCCTTAACTTAGAGTCTAACCAAGAATCTAACTTCGAAGAGCGCGCGCGCGATGTGCAAAAGCTCATCCGCGACACTGCCCGCAGCCTCAGCACGGCTGCGAAGAAGAGCGTCGGCACGGCTGCAGCGACGGAGCACACCGCCCCGCAATCCGCCCCCGAACTACCACTTTCGCCGCGGTCGGGAGGCGCGCAATGA
- a CDS encoding conserved hypothetical protein (Evidence 4 : Homologs of previously reported genes of unknown function), producing MIIALLNQKGGVGKTTLALHLAGEWAGRGKRITLLDADPQGSALDWSQQRSRSGLPRLFGVIGLARDTLHREAPELARDVDHVVIDGPPRVAGLMRSALLAADLVLMPVQPSPLDGWASAEMLALLSEARIYRPELRARFILNRCAARTVIARETAATLADHDPPVLCNTIGQRVIYADAAQSGRLAFEIDDDGPAAREIAALVSEIERIAP from the coding sequence ATGATCATTGCGCTTCTCAACCAGAAGGGCGGCGTCGGTAAGACGACGTTGGCACTGCATCTCGCTGGTGAATGGGCCGGTCGAGGAAAGCGCATCACGCTGCTCGACGCCGACCCGCAGGGCTCCGCGCTCGACTGGTCGCAGCAGCGCAGCCGCAGCGGCCTTCCACGCCTGTTCGGCGTCATCGGTCTGGCGCGCGACACGCTGCACCGCGAGGCGCCCGAACTGGCGCGTGACGTCGATCATGTCGTCATCGATGGACCACCGCGCGTGGCTGGCCTGATGCGTTCGGCGCTGCTCGCCGCCGACCTCGTGCTGATGCCCGTGCAGCCATCGCCGCTCGACGGCTGGGCATCGGCCGAGATGCTGGCGCTCCTCTCGGAGGCGCGTATCTATCGGCCCGAGCTACGCGCCCGGTTCATCCTCAATCGCTGCGCCGCCCGCACTGTCATCGCCCGCGAGACGGCAGCAACGCTCGCCGATCACGATCCGCCCGTGTTGTGCAACACCATCGGCCAGCGCGTCATCTACGCCGACGCGGCGCAGTCCGGCCGGCTCGCTTTCGAGATCGACGACGACGGCCCCGCCGCGCGCGAGATCGCGGCGCTCGTCAGCGAGATCGAAAGGATCGCGCCATGA
- a CDS encoding conserved hypothetical protein (Evidence 4 : Homologs of previously reported genes of unknown function) — MSERPERRGFALRPTTPDAWIKAAEAEPARAAAGAGFTARLTIDITPELRGRIKIIAFQRGVTVADMLRELLAREFPKAPGDTP, encoded by the coding sequence ATGAGCGAGCGACCTGAGCGGCGCGGTTTCGCATTGCGCCCAACCACTCCCGACGCCTGGATCAAGGCCGCCGAGGCCGAACCGGCGCGCGCTGCCGCTGGAGCAGGCTTCACCGCCCGCCTGACCATAGACATCACGCCGGAGCTGCGCGGTCGCATCAAGATCATCGCGTTCCAGCGCGGCGTCACCGTCGCGGACATGCTGCGCGAGCTGCTCGCGCGCGAATTCCCCAAAGCCCCAGGAGACACACCATGA
- a CDS encoding conserved hypothetical protein (Evidence 4 : Homologs of previously reported genes of unknown function): protein MTGIAASRMRGGPSPAALPHDTLTHVELTWVEKKIENWIRFGTHAHEQILDRRRRLLSFRPGTVFAFVRWASNDFGTIISRIDIVRAVSRGEAHQTLPFVRPGGDILLKIESWPKVERVLQAIDAIERIGIDPEAVSPDHWRHVHNRLTAGHEPRAYTLDHHRAFLLRRRAEP, encoded by the coding sequence ATGACCGGCATCGCGGCCTCCCGCATGCGCGGCGGCCCGTCGCCGGCCGCGCTCCCGCACGACACACTCACCCATGTCGAGCTGACATGGGTCGAGAAGAAGATCGAGAACTGGATTCGCTTCGGCACACACGCGCACGAACAGATCCTCGATCGGCGACGGCGCCTCCTCTCGTTCCGCCCCGGTACGGTCTTCGCCTTCGTGCGTTGGGCCTCGAACGACTTCGGCACGATCATTTCGCGCATCGACATCGTGCGCGCCGTGTCGCGCGGCGAAGCCCACCAAACGCTGCCCTTCGTGCGTCCAGGCGGCGACATCCTGCTGAAGATCGAGAGCTGGCCCAAGGTCGAGCGCGTGCTGCAGGCGATCGACGCCATCGAGCGCATCGGCATCGATCCTGAAGCAGTTTCGCCCGATCACTGGCGACACGTCCACAACCGGCTGACCGCCGGCCATGAGCCGCGTGCCTACACGCTCGACCATCATCGTGCGTTCCTTCTGCGCCGGAGGGCCGAGCCATGA
- a CDS encoding Conjugative transfer signal peptidase TraF has protein sequence MSRAGLLLATTLAVLGVGYPGLTPMPVKLIWNASASAPIGFYSIDFDGPFDVTDLVAVDAPEPLATFLAERGYVPKGVPLMKRILAVSGQTVCRSNLTITVDGVEVGAALERDRAGRDLPVWQGCRRVQTGEVFLMNWQVRDSLDGRYFGLISTDQIIGRAVPLWTDEDDAGRFEWRAPTR, from the coding sequence ATGAGCCGCGCCGGACTTCTCCTCGCCACCACGCTCGCGGTACTCGGCGTCGGCTATCCCGGCCTCACGCCGATGCCGGTCAAACTGATCTGGAACGCATCGGCCAGCGCGCCGATCGGCTTCTATTCGATCGACTTCGACGGACCGTTCGACGTCACCGATCTCGTCGCCGTCGATGCACCCGAACCGCTCGCGACGTTCCTCGCCGAGCGCGGCTATGTGCCCAAGGGCGTGCCGCTGATGAAGCGCATCCTCGCCGTATCGGGGCAGACCGTTTGCCGATCGAACCTCACCATCACGGTGGACGGCGTCGAGGTCGGCGCGGCCCTCGAACGCGACCGCGCCGGTCGCGATCTTCCCGTCTGGCAGGGCTGTCGCCGTGTCCAGACCGGCGAAGTCTTCCTCATGAACTGGCAGGTCCGCGACAGCCTCGACGGCCGCTACTTCGGCCTGATCTCGACCGACCAGATCATCGGGCGCGCCGTCCCGCTGTGGACCGACGAAGACGACGCCGGCCGCTTCGAATGGCGTGCGCCGACACGCTGA
- a CDS encoding conserved hypothetical protein (Evidence 4 : Homologs of previously reported genes of unknown function), which yields MPQIGQFTRDEAGFIGNLATLLLHQDIIIVAAESSDAENAPDYRVHLFDGMSNETGPEIGAAWKRIGEKAGEYVALLIDDPTFPHPIRANLFRDDDAGKAWSLHWSRPRDRAEKD from the coding sequence ATGCCGCAGATTGGCCAATTCACACGCGACGAAGCCGGCTTCATCGGAAACCTCGCGACGCTCTTGCTGCATCAGGACATCATCATCGTCGCGGCAGAATCGTCGGACGCGGAGAACGCACCGGATTATCGCGTTCACCTCTTCGACGGTATGAGCAACGAAACCGGCCCGGAGATCGGCGCGGCCTGGAAACGCATCGGCGAGAAGGCCGGCGAATACGTCGCGCTGCTGATCGACGATCCAACATTCCCGCATCCGATCCGCGCCAACCTCTTCCGCGACGACGATGCCGGCAAGGCTTGGTCGCTGCACTGGTCGCGTCCGCGCGATCGCGCCGAGAAGGATTGA
- a CDS encoding conserved exported hypothetical protein (Evidence 4 : Homologs of previously reported genes of unknown function), with translation MLGSRQPMSRSTASGPRCAARRMALLLLSGLTFANVMPAITMAQDTPVVRPSTRDAYADYIAEASRRFGVPVAWIKAVMRAESAGESRAVSSAGAMGLMQIMPATWTDLRARHGLGRDPYDPRDNILAGTAYLRELYDRYGSPGFLAAYNAGPGRYESSLAGRPLPAETRAYVALLAPIIDGSGSTNPTAIAEIDRSAWTRAPLFIAQSGRASATASVSAERPADDTAAATGARDVSAIVPQSNGLFVARAASEEPR, from the coding sequence ATGCTTGGCTCTCGTCAGCCGATGAGCCGTTCGACTGCGTCCGGGCCGCGCTGTGCTGCCCGGCGCATGGCTCTCCTTCTCCTTTCCGGCCTTACCTTCGCGAACGTGATGCCAGCGATCACGATGGCGCAGGACACGCCCGTCGTTCGACCGTCGACGCGCGATGCCTACGCCGATTACATCGCAGAGGCCTCGCGGCGCTTTGGCGTGCCGGTCGCATGGATCAAGGCGGTGATGCGCGCCGAAAGCGCCGGAGAATCGCGTGCGGTTTCCTCCGCCGGTGCGATGGGCCTGATGCAGATCATGCCCGCGACATGGACCGACCTGCGCGCTCGTCACGGTCTCGGCCGCGATCCCTACGACCCGCGCGACAACATCCTCGCGGGCACGGCGTACCTTCGCGAGCTGTACGATCGCTACGGCTCGCCGGGATTTCTCGCGGCCTACAACGCCGGACCGGGGCGCTATGAATCGTCGCTCGCCGGCCGTCCGCTGCCGGCAGAAACGCGCGCCTACGTCGCCTTGCTCGCGCCGATCATCGACGGCTCCGGCAGCACGAATCCAACGGCTATCGCAGAGATCGACCGATCGGCATGGACACGCGCGCCGCTGTTCATCGCACAGTCCGGCCGCGCCTCAGCCACCGCTTCCGTGTCGGCCGAGCGTCCTGCCGATGACACCGCGGCTGCAACCGGCGCACGCGATGTTTCCGCCATCGTGCCGCAGTCGAACGGGCTGTTCGTCGCGCGCGCCGCTTCGGAGGAGCCGCGATGA
- a CDS encoding conserved hypothetical protein (Evidence 4 : Homologs of previously reported genes of unknown function) — translation MSGEDDFRIRPGRIRSSSVQRARPFIAQALAAAQKAGARVSRSGRISSGNRSTFGRGRTASVRANRLLTGRSRIVVIKTRLVRHHARTAPLAAHLSYLRREGVTRDGEKAQLFGPEVDDVDGRAFAERCQDDRHHFRFIVSPEDAVDMADLKSFARDLMGQMEKDLGTKLDWAAVDHWNTDNPHVHIILRGRADDGQDLVIARDYIKEGMRARAADLVTQELGPRTDLDIRRNLERQVEAERWTQLDRQLVRDGHEGGVIDMALDPNTRPDEYHTLKVGRLRKLEALGLAEQVGPGQWMIDGRAEATLRELGERGDIIKRMHRALTERGIERGSASYVLAAESLDTPIIGRLVDRGLDDELKGTAYAVVDGVDGRTHHIKLPDLDAAGDSAPGSIVELRRFDDAQGQRRVAIAIRSDLDIDRQITASGATWLDRQNIAREPAALSEGGFGAEVRQALERRADHLVGQGFGERHGQRVTFTRNLIDTLRRRELEALGDKLAAETGQPFNRAASGEYVAGSYRQRFALASGRFAMLDDGLGFQLVPWTPSLEKQLGKHVSGVARDDGGIDWSFGRKRGLGL, via the coding sequence ATGAGCGGCGAGGACGATTTCCGCATCCGGCCTGGTCGCATCCGCTCATCCAGCGTGCAGCGGGCCAGACCCTTCATCGCGCAGGCGCTCGCCGCCGCGCAGAAGGCCGGCGCCCGCGTCTCGCGCTCCGGCCGGATCAGCTCGGGCAACCGCTCGACTTTCGGGCGAGGCCGGACGGCGAGCGTGCGCGCCAATCGCCTGCTGACGGGTCGCTCGCGCATCGTCGTCATCAAGACCCGGCTCGTTCGCCATCACGCGCGCACAGCACCGCTTGCCGCCCATCTGAGCTACCTGCGCCGCGAGGGCGTGACCCGCGACGGGGAGAAGGCGCAGCTGTTCGGGCCGGAGGTCGATGACGTCGATGGCCGCGCCTTCGCCGAGCGATGCCAAGACGATCGGCACCATTTCCGCTTCATCGTCTCGCCGGAGGACGCGGTCGACATGGCGGACCTCAAATCCTTCGCCCGCGATCTGATGGGGCAGATGGAAAAGGATCTCGGCACCAAGCTCGATTGGGCCGCCGTCGATCACTGGAACACCGACAACCCGCACGTCCATATCATCCTGCGCGGCCGCGCCGATGATGGGCAGGATCTCGTCATCGCGCGCGATTACATCAAGGAAGGGATGCGTGCCCGCGCGGCCGATCTCGTCACGCAGGAACTGGGGCCGCGCACCGACCTCGACATCCGCCGCAATCTGGAACGCCAGGTCGAGGCGGAGCGCTGGACCCAGCTCGATCGGCAACTTGTTCGCGATGGCCACGAGGGAGGCGTTATCGACATGGCGCTCGATCCAAACACCCGGCCTGACGAATATCACACGCTGAAGGTTGGGCGGCTTCGCAAGCTGGAAGCCCTTGGCCTCGCCGAGCAGGTCGGCCCCGGCCAATGGATGATCGACGGCAGGGCCGAGGCGACGCTGCGCGAGCTCGGCGAGCGCGGTGACATCATCAAGCGGATGCACCGCGCGCTGACGGAACGCGGCATCGAGCGCGGCTCGGCCAGCTATGTGCTGGCGGCAGAGAGTCTCGACACGCCGATCATCGGTCGGCTGGTCGATCGCGGCCTCGACGACGAGCTGAAGGGCACGGCCTATGCCGTGGTCGATGGTGTCGATGGCCGCACCCATCATATCAAGCTGCCCGACCTAGATGCGGCCGGCGACAGCGCGCCCGGCTCGATCGTCGAGCTGCGCAGGTTCGACGACGCTCAAGGGCAGCGGCGCGTGGCGATCGCCATCCGCTCCGATCTCGATATCGACCGCCAGATCACCGCGTCAGGCGCAACCTGGCTCGACCGGCAGAACATCGCCCGCGAGCCGGCTGCGCTGTCCGAGGGCGGCTTCGGCGCTGAAGTTCGACAGGCGTTGGAGCGCCGCGCCGATCACCTGGTCGGACAGGGCTTCGGCGAGCGTCATGGCCAGCGTGTTACCTTCACCCGCAACCTGATCGACACGCTGCGCCGCCGCGAGCTTGAGGCGCTCGGCGACAAGCTCGCCGCCGAGACCGGCCAGCCGTTCAATCGGGCGGCCAGCGGCGAATACGTCGCCGGCTCCTACCGTCAGCGCTTCGCGCTCGCCTCGGGCCGGTTCGCCATGCTCGACGACGGCCTCGGCTTCCAGCTCGTGCCGTGGACGCCCTCCCTTGAAAAGCAGCTCGGCAAACACGTCTCCGGCGTCGCCCGCGATGACGGCGGCATCGACTGGAGCTTCGGCCGTAAGCGCGGCCTCGGCCTCTGA
- the traG gene encoding Conjugal transfer protein TraG, translated as MSATKILWGQILTVFAIVLVTTWGATEWVAWRLAFQPELGQPWFRLFDFPFYPPPSFFWWWYGFDAYAPAIFVEGAYIAASGGFISIAVAIGMSVWRAREAKKVETYGSARWAERQEVQAAGLLGADGVVLGRYDRDYLRHDGPEHVLCFAPTRSGKGVGLVVPSLLTWPGSAIVHDIKGENWTLTAGFRAKHGRVLLFDPTNTKSSAYNPLLEVRRGEWEVRDVQNIADILVDPEGSLEKRNHWEKTSHALLVGAILHVLYAEEDKTLAGVAAFLSDPKRPIESTLAAMMKTAHLGEAGPHPVITSAARELLNKSDNERSGVLSTAMSFLGLYRDPVVAEVTRRCDWRITDIVGGKHPTTLYLVVPPSDINRTKPLIRLILNQVGRRLTEDLQAKAGRHRLLLMLDELPALGRLDFFESALAFMAGYGLKSFLIAQSLNQIEKAYGANNSILDNCHVRVSFATNDERTAKRVSDALGTATEMKAMRNYAGHRLSPWLGHLMVSRSETARQLLTPGEIMQLPPTDEIVMVAGTPPIRAKKARYYEDARFKERILPPPALAQPKQGHADDWTRLPLPARPVVAAAKSETETGDEDPTESERRQQPELSRVKPVEKKAPIENEFEIGLADDAEDDAARNSRMNRLMQGVARQVSLDPGDGMEL; from the coding sequence ATGTCCGCTACGAAAATTCTCTGGGGCCAGATTCTCACCGTCTTCGCCATCGTGCTGGTCACGACCTGGGGCGCGACCGAATGGGTGGCCTGGCGCCTGGCCTTCCAGCCCGAGCTTGGACAGCCGTGGTTCCGGCTGTTCGATTTTCCCTTCTATCCGCCACCGTCCTTCTTCTGGTGGTGGTATGGCTTCGATGCCTATGCGCCGGCGATCTTTGTCGAGGGCGCCTACATCGCGGCGTCGGGCGGCTTCATCTCGATCGCGGTAGCCATCGGTATGTCGGTCTGGCGCGCGCGCGAGGCCAAGAAGGTCGAGACCTATGGGTCGGCGCGCTGGGCCGAACGGCAGGAGGTGCAGGCCGCCGGTCTGCTCGGCGCCGATGGCGTCGTGCTCGGCCGATATGATCGCGACTATCTCCGCCATGACGGGCCGGAGCATGTGCTGTGCTTCGCGCCGACCCGCAGCGGCAAAGGTGTCGGCCTGGTTGTGCCGTCGCTGCTGACCTGGCCGGGCTCGGCCATCGTCCACGACATCAAGGGCGAGAACTGGACGCTGACGGCCGGCTTCCGCGCCAAGCATGGTCGCGTGCTGCTGTTCGATCCGACCAACACCAAATCGTCAGCCTACAATCCGCTGCTCGAGGTACGCCGTGGCGAATGGGAAGTCCGCGACGTTCAGAACATCGCCGACATCCTGGTCGATCCCGAAGGCTCATTGGAGAAGCGCAACCACTGGGAAAAGACCAGCCATGCGCTGCTGGTCGGCGCGATCCTCCATGTCCTCTATGCGGAAGAGGATAAGACGCTCGCCGGTGTCGCGGCGTTCCTCTCCGATCCGAAGCGGCCGATCGAGTCGACGCTGGCGGCGATGATGAAGACGGCGCATCTCGGCGAGGCGGGACCGCATCCCGTCATCACCAGCGCCGCGCGCGAGCTGCTCAATAAGAGCGATAATGAACGGTCGGGCGTCCTCAGTACCGCCATGTCATTCCTCGGTCTCTATCGCGATCCCGTCGTGGCCGAGGTGACGCGGCGGTGCGACTGGCGCATCACCGACATCGTGGGCGGGAAGCACCCGACGACTCTCTACCTCGTGGTGCCGCCCTCCGACATCAATCGCACCAAACCGCTGATCCGCCTGATCCTCAATCAGGTCGGCCGCCGCCTGACGGAGGATCTGCAGGCGAAGGCCGGTCGCCATCGCCTCTTGCTGATGTTGGACGAGCTCCCGGCGCTCGGCCGTCTCGACTTCTTCGAGTCGGCGCTGGCGTTCATGGCTGGCTATGGGCTGAAAAGCTTCCTCATTGCTCAGTCGCTCAACCAGATCGAAAAGGCATACGGCGCGAACAACTCGATTCTCGACAATTGCCATGTGCGCGTCAGCTTCGCGACCAACGACGAGCGCACCGCCAAGCGCGTGTCCGACGCGCTCGGCACCGCGACCGAGATGAAGGCGATGCGGAACTATGCGGGGCATCGGCTCTCGCCTTGGCTCGGGCATCTGATGGTCTCCCGATCCGAGACGGCCCGCCAGTTGCTCACCCCCGGCGAGATCATGCAGCTCCCGCCGACCGACGAGATCGTCATGGTCGCGGGCACGCCGCCGATCCGGGCAAAGAAGGCGCGCTACTATGAGGATGCCCGCTTCAAGGAACGCATCCTGCCGCCGCCTGCGCTCGCGCAACCGAAACAGGGTCATGCTGACGATTGGACCAGGCTGCCGCTTCCGGCTCGGCCTGTGGTCGCCGCGGCGAAATCCGAGACGGAGACAGGCGACGAAGATCCGACCGAGTCCGAGCGTCGCCAGCAGCCCGAACTGAGCCGCGTGAAGCCTGTCGAGAAGAAGGCGCCGATCGAGAACGAGTTCGAGATAGGCCTTGCCGATGACGCCGAGGATGACGCCGCCCGCAATAGCCGGATGAACCGGCTGATGCAGGGTGTGGCGCGTCAGGTGTCGCTCGATCCCGGTGACGGCATGGAGCTTTAG